One Epinephelus moara isolate mb chromosome 20, YSFRI_EMoa_1.0, whole genome shotgun sequence genomic window carries:
- the ppp6r3 gene encoding serine/threonine-protein phosphatase 6 regulatory subunit 3 isoform X1 translates to MFWKFDLHTTSHIDTLLEKEDVTLTEVMDEDDVLQECKAQNHKLVDFLLKPQCMEDLVTFITQEPSTDVEEKVKYKYPNISCELLTSDVGQINDRLGEDEKLLMKLYGFLQNEPPLNPLLASFFSKVLSILIGRKPEQIVDFLRKREDFVDLMIKHIGTSAIMDLLLRMLTCIEPQQLRQDVLNWLNEEKVIQRLVDMVQPAQDEDRHSNASQSLCEIIRLSRDQMFQVQGSSEPDPLLATLEKQETVEQLLSNIFDKEKNESAIVSVIQILLTLFETRRPAFEGHMECPPGMSHPSFSVNHSILEAVRPRLKDFHQLLLEPPKKNVMKTTWGVLDPPVGNTRLNVVRLVASLLQSNTHSINTELINLNTLGVILDMYFKYIWNNFLHIQVEICTAMILAMPPAPTDIQPDTEQEIARESILIKHLFQKCQFIQRIVEAWSSNEKEQAEGGRRRGYMGHLTRIANSIVHNCDKGPNGPQIQQLISELPAEDRDKWEAFISGQLSDTNKRNTVDLVNTHHIHSSSDDEVDFKDSGFHQDSSLQQAFSDYQMQQMTSNFIEQFGFNDEEFADQDDVVDIPFDRISDINFSLNTNESANIALFEARCKEKIQQFEDAGSDEEDIWDEKDVTFAPEAQRRPRSSGSTDSEESTDSEEEDVKRDPFEASNPSTDDRMEVDTGPVWTANFDDIPMDTGTSTAPASNPNNPAASSLSSSSSSTEDLPEAAWSSTPSATSNSETGWADFSNFTPVSPKDPLRCNSPVAMETSIETMDPLGVNAPMQPEDCDGWLGTSVASTSSTSPKDCGRSKAEEDTPSCEQRSITETVINGSMKETVSLTVDAKTETAVFKRVLKSYRDEEKCASSEKYSVVECVDLERTGVNSSAAACCPKAGEKCRPTVELPNGPLEEMSAIEEAKLDQSAVSSEPAVNGPA, encoded by the exons ATGTTTTGGAAATTTGACCTCCACACCACATCCCACATTGACACGCTGTTAGAGAAGGAGGATGTGACGCTGACAGAGGTGATGGATGAGGACGACGTCCTGCAGGAGTGCAAGGCCCAGAACCACAAACTGGTCGACTTCCTGCTGAAACCACAGTGCATGGAAGACCTGGTCACCTTCATCACACAGGAACCCAGTACTGATGTTGAGGAGAAGGTTAAATACAA GTATCCCAACATATCATGTGAGCTGCTAACATCAGATGTGGGCCAGATCAATGACAGACTGGGAGAAGATGAAAAACTGCTGATGAAACTGTATGGCTTCCTCCAGAATGAGCCACCTCTCAACCCACTCCTGGCCAGCTTCTTCTCTAAGGTCCTGTCCATTCTTATAGGACGCAAGCCTGAACAG ATAGTGGATTTTCTGCGAAAGCGAGAAGACTTTGTAGACTTGATGATCAAACACATTGGGACATCTGCTATCATGGACCTGCTGCTCAGAATGCTCACCTGCATTGAACCTCAACAGCTTCGTCAGGACGTTCTAAAC tGGCTGAATGAGGAGAAGGTGATTCAGAGACTGGTGGACATGGTACAACCTGCTCAAGATGAGGAT AGACACTCCAATGCCTCCCAGTCATTGTGTGAGATCATCAGACTGAGCAGAGACCAGATGTTCCAAGTGCAGGGATCCTCAGAGCCTGACCCACTTCTGGCCACACTTGAAaa GCAGGAGACAGTGGAGCAGCTGCTGTCTAACATCTTCGACAAGGAGAAGAATGAATCTGCAATTGTCAGTGTTATCCAAATCCTCCTCACATTGTTCGAGACAAGGAGACCAGC GTTTGAGGGTCATATGGAGTGCCCGCCTGGGATGTCCCACCCTTCATTTTCAGTCAACCACAGCATCCTGGAGGCAGTGAGACCCCGACTCAAAGATTTTCACCAGCTGCTACTGGAACCCCCAAAG AAGAATGTGATGAAGACAACGTGGGGGGTGCTGGACCCTCCTGTGGGCAACACCAGGCTCAATGTTGTCAGACTGGTGGCCAGTCTGTTgcagagcaacacacacagcatcaacACAGAACTTATTAACCTCAACACACTGGGAGTCATTCTC GATATGTATTTCAAATACATCTGGAACAACTTCCTCCACATTCAAGTGGAGATCTGCACAGCCATGATTCTGGCTATGCCCCCTGCCCCCACTGATATCCAGCCAGACACAGAGCAGGAAATTGCGAGGGAGAGcatcctcataaaacat CTGTTTCAAAAGTGCCAGTTTATACAGAGAATCGTAGAGGCCTGGAGCTCCAATGAGAAAGAACA ggcAGAAGGTGGTCGGCGACGAGGCTACATGGGTCACCTCACCAGAATAGCCAACTCTATAGTTCATAACTGTGACAAAGGCCCTAATGGACCACAGATACAGCAGCTCATCTCTG AGCTCCCAGCAGAGGACAGAGATAAATGGGAGGCCTTTATTTCTGGGCAGCTGTCTGACACAAACAAGAGAAACACTGTTGACCTG GTGAATACACACCACATCCATTCTTCCAGTGATGATGAGGTGGACTTTAAAGACAGTGGCTTTCACCAGGACTCCTCTCTACAACAA GCCTTTTCTGATTATCAGATGCAACAAATGACGTCCAATTTTATTGAGCAGTTCGGCTTCAATGACGAAGAGTTTGCTGATCAGGACGATGTTGTGGA TATTCCCTTTGATAGAATATCAGACATCAATTTTTCACTGAATACAAATGAAAGT GCAAATATAGCATTGTTTGAGGCACGCTGTAAGGAGAAAATCCAGCAGTTTGAAGATGCTGGTTCAGACGAGGAAGATATCTGGGATGAAAAAGATGTCACCTTCGCACCAGAGGCACAGAGGCGCCCCAG GAGTTCAGGCAGCACAGACAGTGAGGAAAGCACAgactcagaggaggaggatgtaaagagagatccatttgaagctTCCAACCCCAGCACCGATGACAGAATGGAGGTCGACACAG GGCCTGTGTGGACTGCCAACTTTGATGACATCCCCATGGACACAGGTacatccacagctccagcctccaACCCCAACAACCCTGCTGCCTCTTCTTtgtcgtcctcctcctcttccacagaAGACCTCCCTGAGGCAGCATGGAGCTCCACTCCCTCTGCCACTTCCAACTCTGAAACAGGGTGGGCTGATTTCTCCAACTTCACCCCTGTCAG CCCCAAAGACCCTCTGAGATGCAACTCTCCTGTTGCTATGGAAACCAGCATTGAGACAATGGACCCTCTGGGGGTCAATGCACCCATGCAGCCTGAAG ATTGTGATGGCTGGTTGGGCACCAGTGTGGCTTCTACCTCCTCGACCTCACCTAAGGACTGTGGGAGATCTAAAGCGGAGGAGGACACGCCTTCTTGTGAACAGCGCAGCATCACAGAGACGGTCATCAATGGCTCCATGAAAGAAACAGTCAGCCTCACTGTTGACGCCAAGACTGAGACCGCCGTCTTCAAGAG AGTTTTGAAATCTTATCG TGATGAAGAGAAGTGTGCTTCTTCAGAGAAATACTCAGTAGTGGAGTGTGTGGATTTGGAGAGAACAGGCGTCAACAGCTCAGCCGCAGCCTGCTGTCCCAAAGCAGG TGAGAAGTGTCGGCCCACTGTGGAGCTTCCCAATGGTCCTCTGGAGGAGATGTCAGCCATAGAGGAGGCCAA ACTGGACCAGAGTGCCGTGTCCTCAGAGCCAGCTGTCAATGGGCCAGCATGA